A stretch of Paenibacillus peoriae DNA encodes these proteins:
- a CDS encoding alpha/beta hydrolase, whose amino-acid sequence MALIQCQFYSEVLGLSTSMNVILPQATRSQIGLEGKQGTGPHPTLYLLHGLSDDDSTWLRRTSIERYVASLGLAVVMPQVHRSFYTNMEQGAAYWTFISEELPALARSFFPLSDKREDNFVAGLSMGGYGAFKLALQHPERFAAAASLSGVMDLHASRTDPMQNAMSPAEWLNIFGPDEIRGTDHDLLELLQRHAALGTSLPRLYQCCGTEDFLYKGNQAFRETCSTVGVPLTYEEGPGAHEWGYWDAKIQDVLAWLPLKEH is encoded by the coding sequence ATGGCTCTTATTCAATGTCAGTTTTATTCGGAAGTTCTTGGTCTGAGCACATCCATGAATGTTATTCTTCCTCAGGCAACCCGTTCACAAATTGGACTAGAGGGCAAGCAAGGAACCGGGCCACATCCGACGCTGTATTTGCTGCATGGCCTATCGGACGATGATTCAACCTGGTTGCGTCGAACCTCCATTGAACGCTACGTGGCCTCATTGGGCCTGGCTGTCGTTATGCCCCAAGTACATCGGAGTTTCTATACGAATATGGAGCAAGGAGCGGCTTATTGGACCTTTATCAGTGAAGAATTGCCGGCTTTGGCACGTTCATTCTTTCCTCTATCCGACAAGCGTGAGGATAATTTTGTAGCCGGACTTTCTATGGGTGGATATGGTGCTTTCAAACTGGCACTCCAGCATCCAGAGCGGTTTGCAGCCGCTGCCAGTCTTTCGGGAGTCATGGATTTACACGCATCACGCACCGATCCTATGCAAAATGCGATGAGTCCAGCGGAATGGCTTAACATTTTTGGGCCAGATGAAATACGCGGAACAGATCACGACTTGCTAGAGTTGCTACAACGTCATGCTGCCTTGGGGACCTCACTCCCCCGACTCTACCAATGCTGCGGCACAGAGGATTTCCTCTATAAGGGAAATCAGGCTTTTCGTGAAACATGTAGTACCGTCGGGGTTCCGCTGACCTACGAAGAAGGTCCTGGAGCGCATGAATGGGGATACTGGGACGCGAAAATTCAGGATGTTCTGGCATGGCTACCGCTCAAAGAGCACTAA
- the argH gene encoding argininosuccinate lyase: protein MSKLWGGRFTKQTNKLVEEYTASIGFDQALAEEDIQGSLAHVAMLGKCGIIPQEDADTIKEGLHTVLERIRRGEIEFSVSDEDIHMNIEKNLIEAIGPIGGKLHTGRSRNDQVATDMHLYLRGRVVSLVGMLHDVQSALIGQAKDNLDTIVPGYTHLQRAQPILFAHHLLAYVSMLERDIDRLKDSYKRINVLPLGAGALAGTTFPIDRHFVAEQLGFDGVYENSLDAVSDRDFIVEFLAGASLIMTHLSRLSEELVLWSSTEFGFIELDDAFCTGSSIMPQKKNPDVPELVRGKTGRVYGNLVGLLTVLKSLPLAYNKDMQEDKEGMFDTVATLEGALQLFAPMIATMKVNKDRMRQAVNQDFSNATDIADFLVGKGLPFRQAHEVIGKTVLYCIQHGKYLLDLTLDEFQQFSDLFDDRIYEVLQPEAVVNARNVYGGTATGQVQAAIGRSEQLLANTSTWFEGHKPNN, encoded by the coding sequence ATGAGTAAGCTATGGGGCGGACGGTTTACGAAGCAAACGAACAAGCTGGTAGAGGAATATACGGCTTCTATCGGGTTTGATCAGGCGTTGGCGGAAGAAGATATTCAAGGCAGTTTGGCTCATGTGGCCATGCTGGGGAAATGCGGAATTATTCCGCAGGAGGATGCAGACACGATCAAGGAAGGACTGCACACCGTCCTGGAGCGTATCCGCCGTGGCGAAATTGAATTTTCCGTTTCGGATGAGGATATTCACATGAATATCGAAAAAAATCTAATCGAGGCCATTGGTCCGATCGGGGGTAAGCTGCACACTGGGCGTAGCCGTAACGATCAGGTAGCGACGGATATGCACTTGTATTTGCGTGGACGTGTAGTATCGCTGGTGGGTATGCTGCATGATGTACAATCTGCATTAATCGGCCAGGCAAAGGATAATCTGGACACGATTGTACCTGGATACACACACTTGCAGCGTGCGCAGCCTATTTTATTTGCACATCATCTGCTGGCGTATGTGTCTATGCTGGAGCGTGATATTGACCGACTCAAAGACAGCTACAAGCGGATTAACGTGTTGCCGCTCGGCGCGGGCGCTTTGGCCGGGACCACTTTTCCAATTGACCGTCATTTTGTAGCCGAGCAACTGGGATTTGATGGCGTATATGAAAATAGCCTCGATGCCGTCAGCGATCGGGATTTTATCGTGGAGTTCCTGGCTGGCGCCTCGCTGATTATGACGCATTTGTCTCGTCTAAGCGAAGAGTTGGTGCTATGGAGCAGCACGGAGTTTGGTTTTATCGAGCTGGATGATGCTTTTTGCACAGGCAGCAGCATTATGCCGCAGAAGAAAAATCCGGACGTACCGGAGCTGGTACGTGGTAAAACCGGACGTGTCTATGGAAACCTCGTGGGCTTGTTGACTGTATTGAAATCCTTGCCGCTGGCATACAACAAGGACATGCAGGAGGACAAGGAAGGGATGTTCGATACCGTTGCCACGCTGGAAGGAGCCTTGCAACTGTTCGCACCGATGATTGCCACGATGAAGGTGAACAAGGATCGCATGCGTCAAGCGGTTAACCAGGACTTCTCCAATGCAACGGATATTGCGGACTTCTTGGTCGGCAAAGGGCTTCCGTTCCGTCAGGCGCATGAGGTCATTGGCAAAACCGTACTGTATTGCATCCAGCATGGAAAATATTTGCTTGATCTGACACTGGACGAATTTCAGCAGTTTTCGGATCTGTTTGATGATCGTATCTATGAAGTACTTCAACCAGAAGCGGTAGTGAATGCACGGAATGTATATGGTGGAACCGCTACCGGGCAGGTACAGGCAGCCATTGGGCGCAGTGAACAGCTCCTGGCGAATACATCAACATGGTTTGAAGGGCACAAGCCAAATAATTAA
- a CDS encoding glycosyltransferase family 39 protein, with product MSFRKWSASRWMAIGLFVFILALELSAGIYFSYVLGYMHTDALSRVANAFYVLYSRDPHLGAIGFIWNPLPSLLEMVILLLYPIFPALATYGLAAVILSATFSALTAMLLYRAGVRTGLSSSMSLLLALLYALNPFILLFGANGLSDSLYIYFIMMTVIEFALWLKDRMTASLIVSGLALAMAFWTRYEAVPLGVAMAGGVVLAVLFLHRNMGRRELALREKLHKVEATWLLLLLPVVFSGLLWIFFNYLIMGNAFYFLNSEYSNTAQSAELLNDDKFVEIFSNPLVALKFIASKTLWYSVPLLAILFIRLLSGRLFRWGTLIILLLFLSVPGLQFLLMMKQSSYGWFRYFMYVFPITVAWLPYELSQLQGRWRRAAFGLVSVSLLLTAGLLSYALTRPDIAPDENSFLTRTGNVNYVRQESDRRIAVWLDEHLPKSTIMTDSASAYTMIVYSQHPKRFLITSDYSFNKALSYPQDHHVDYILVPKIMSGMPLSKINMVYPNLYEHGAPWVQLEREFNGEWRLYKVLPKSLTKESPSTETTTNP from the coding sequence ATGTCCTTTCGCAAATGGTCTGCAAGCAGATGGATGGCTATAGGTCTGTTTGTATTTATACTTGCATTGGAGTTGTCTGCGGGCATCTATTTCAGCTATGTTCTGGGATATATGCACACAGACGCGCTCAGTCGCGTAGCTAACGCATTTTACGTACTGTACAGCCGCGACCCGCATCTGGGCGCCATCGGATTTATCTGGAATCCACTACCCAGTCTTCTGGAAATGGTGATTCTACTGCTGTATCCAATCTTTCCGGCATTAGCCACCTATGGATTGGCTGCTGTTATTTTGAGTGCTACCTTTTCTGCTTTGACCGCTATGTTGCTATATCGGGCGGGTGTCAGAACAGGGCTTAGCTCTAGTATGAGCTTGCTGCTGGCTTTGTTGTATGCACTGAATCCGTTTATTTTACTGTTTGGTGCCAATGGGCTGAGTGATTCGCTATACATATATTTCATTATGATGACGGTGATTGAGTTTGCATTGTGGCTCAAGGATCGCATGACGGCAAGTCTGATTGTTTCTGGATTAGCGCTTGCCATGGCGTTCTGGACTCGTTATGAAGCGGTTCCTCTGGGCGTGGCAATGGCAGGTGGCGTGGTCTTGGCGGTTTTGTTTCTCCATCGAAACATGGGCAGACGCGAGCTGGCCTTGCGAGAAAAACTGCACAAGGTCGAGGCAACGTGGTTACTGCTTCTGCTCCCCGTGGTCTTTTCCGGGCTGTTATGGATTTTCTTTAACTATCTCATTATGGGGAATGCTTTTTACTTCCTGAATTCGGAGTATTCGAACACGGCCCAATCGGCAGAGCTGCTGAATGATGATAAGTTTGTAGAGATTTTCTCCAATCCGCTGGTAGCCTTGAAATTTATTGCTTCCAAAACACTTTGGTATTCGGTACCGTTGTTGGCTATTCTGTTCATTCGTCTGTTGAGTGGACGCTTGTTCCGATGGGGAACCCTGATTATTTTGCTGCTGTTCCTATCAGTGCCGGGATTGCAGTTTTTACTTATGATGAAGCAATCTTCGTATGGATGGTTTCGTTATTTTATGTATGTATTCCCAATTACCGTAGCCTGGTTGCCTTATGAGTTGAGCCAGCTTCAGGGACGATGGCGGAGGGCAGCCTTTGGCCTGGTATCCGTCAGTCTGCTGCTTACCGCTGGATTACTTTCCTATGCGTTGACTCGCCCGGATATTGCACCGGATGAGAACAGCTTTCTCACACGGACAGGTAATGTGAACTATGTGAGACAGGAGTCAGATCGTAGGATTGCCGTTTGGTTGGATGAGCATCTGCCGAAGTCTACCATTATGACCGATTCGGCTTCAGCCTACACCATGATTGTGTACAGCCAACATCCCAAACGCTTCCTGATCACCAGCGATTATTCGTTCAATAAGGCATTAAGTTATCCGCAGGATCACCATGTGGATTATATCCTTGTACCTAAGATCATGTCAGGCATGCCACTGAGTAAGATCAATATGGTATATCCGAACTTATATGAACATGGTGCCCCATGGGTTCAGCTTGAACGTGAGTTTAATGGCGAGTGGCGCCTGTACAAAGTACTGCCTAAGTCACTAACTAAAGAATCTCCATCAACGGAGACCACAACAAATCCCTAA
- a CDS encoding ArnT family glycosyltransferase, producing the protein MILRKHGKLLSLFAFIAALELAVGVYFAWHLGYMHTDALSRVANAFYVLYSRDPHLGAIGFVWNPLPSLMELIVLLFYPLFPVLASHGLAAVIVSSLFAGASAALLYATGKQLGLHGATSLLIALLFSLNPFMFLFGFNGLSDSPYIFFILLTVSRFCMWLKDRKAANLIVSGFALALAFWVRYEAVPLGVAMALGVLLTIFFLHRWRTNRESVRTQLSLKERLYKVEATWLLLLLPLVFSGLLWLFFNWIIMGDPLYFLRSQYSNSTQSAALLEDQRFVEMFAHPVLMLKFVGQRTLWYAAPLISILLIRLLDKRLWSWSTLTLLAIFLSVPGLQLLLMLKHSSFGWFRYFMYVFPITVTWLPYELSLLKGKMRGIGISLVTAGMLVTAGLLSYALTNPAIAADEHSYLTHSGNESYERQIIERKIAPWLDEYYGSSLILTDSYAAYPIILSSKIPKKFMITSDYDFGESLIDLPASKVDYVLVTRLVDGVPLDQVNRSYPDLFEKGAPWASLVHDFDGQWRLYKIEHEESK; encoded by the coding sequence ATGATTTTAAGAAAACACGGAAAATTGCTGTCATTGTTTGCTTTTATTGCTGCTCTTGAACTGGCGGTGGGTGTGTATTTTGCATGGCATCTTGGCTATATGCATACCGATGCGCTCAGTCGAGTGGCTAATGCATTTTATGTGCTATACAGTCGTGATCCACACTTGGGTGCTATCGGGTTTGTATGGAATCCGCTGCCCAGTTTGATGGAACTGATCGTGCTGTTGTTTTATCCTTTATTTCCAGTACTCGCTTCCCACGGGCTGGCGGCAGTGATTGTGAGCAGCCTGTTTGCAGGGGCGAGCGCGGCATTATTGTATGCGACGGGCAAACAGTTGGGGCTTCACGGTGCAACCAGCTTGCTGATTGCGCTATTATTTTCACTGAATCCATTTATGTTTCTGTTTGGCTTCAACGGCTTAAGTGACTCGCCATATATCTTTTTCATCCTGTTGACAGTGAGTCGATTTTGTATGTGGTTGAAGGATCGCAAGGCGGCGAATTTGATCGTATCCGGTTTTGCACTTGCACTCGCTTTTTGGGTGCGCTATGAAGCGGTTCCGCTTGGCGTTGCGATGGCTTTGGGTGTATTGCTGACGATCTTTTTTCTGCATCGGTGGCGTACAAACAGAGAGAGCGTTAGAACGCAATTGTCTTTAAAAGAGCGCCTGTACAAGGTAGAAGCGACATGGCTTCTATTGTTGCTGCCGCTTGTCTTTTCCGGTTTGCTGTGGCTCTTTTTTAACTGGATTATCATGGGCGACCCGCTTTACTTTTTACGCTCGCAATATTCCAATTCCACACAATCAGCGGCTTTGTTAGAGGATCAGCGCTTTGTAGAAATGTTTGCTCACCCTGTGCTGATGCTAAAGTTTGTCGGGCAACGAACCTTATGGTATGCGGCTCCGTTAATTTCCATTTTGCTTATACGCCTATTGGACAAACGTCTGTGGAGTTGGAGCACGCTTACGCTATTAGCAATCTTTTTATCGGTACCCGGGCTTCAGCTTTTACTGATGCTTAAGCATTCTTCGTTTGGCTGGTTCCGATATTTTATGTATGTATTCCCGATTACGGTTACTTGGCTGCCGTATGAGCTTAGTCTGTTGAAGGGGAAAATGCGGGGGATCGGAATCTCACTGGTAACGGCAGGAATGTTGGTAACAGCAGGCTTGTTATCCTACGCACTGACGAACCCCGCGATTGCAGCAGATGAACACAGCTATTTGACGCATAGTGGTAATGAAAGCTACGAACGTCAAATTATTGAGCGGAAAATAGCGCCGTGGCTGGATGAGTATTATGGTTCATCTCTCATTTTGACAGATTCTTATGCCGCCTATCCGATCATTTTGAGCAGCAAAATTCCGAAGAAGTTTATGATTACGAGTGATTATGATTTTGGGGAATCTTTAATAGATCTGCCTGCTTCCAAGGTGGATTATGTCTTGGTCACGCGCTTGGTGGATGGGGTACCGCTGGATCAGGTAAACCGGAGCTATCCTGATTTGTTCGAAAAGGGAGCGCCGTGGGCCTCGTTGGTACATGACTTTGACGGGCAGTGGCGACTGTACAAAATAGAGCATGAAGAATCGAAATAA
- a CDS encoding glycosyltransferase family 2 protein — translation MGDKLRWQVGGVSIRQTKRRIKEERQRIEQLQQQLEAQRSEQAPVLYKLDFHIEELERRLQDTELRIEAIRNANDTAAAVEQLLDEGIQDGQAQEAQVQYASGQEQTAAGAAMVTASSIPGTEGEEAATGTRSGRNGKARLGDQLVENGMITRDQLTDAIRNQKRYGGRLGDILVEMGFITAEQLQEQVGGDESKERLGDMLVRSGYILPEQLERALEFQAKSGGLLGDILLSLQMLEPADLYRAIATQNRIGRIGEELALDAAYKLPEQVAMAYGVVVIHQYMNRYIVAVSDPLPEERRLKLEEILGMPVEQVLATKEEMEQLWGKIYGEEMMQESTTGLLEKEPHNSARTTFTKGQLWVFAAMGMITLLGLFWNSWKTVLIINMMIQLFYFAMTLFKFGIIYLGSRRGAQLRFTKEEVDAMDEKKLPIYTILVPMYKEAGVLPMLLRNLEQLDYPKSKLDVRLLIEEDDIETIELLREMKLPAYYTTLVVPDGLPKTKPKACNYGLIRARGEFVVIYDAEDRPDADQLKKVIAAFDSLPEHYACIQAKLNYFNSTQNLLTRWFTQEYSMWFELLLPGIMQLDTPIPLGGTSNHFRVSVLKDINAWDPYNVTEDADLGIRLYKGGYKTAIVDSRTWEEANSRVGNWIRQRSRWIKGYMQTWLVHMRNPVKLVREVGWKGFFGFQVMILATPMLPLLNPVFWGLLILWFGWELSFIPKLFPGYVYYLASAEFYIGNFLFVFSNVAGMYWVIGELEERGERTFSYAMVKYGLLSPLYWVLMSIAAVKAAWQLITKPFYWEKTTHGLTDMHDLDDTPAQSS, via the coding sequence ATGGGTGACAAGCTTAGGTGGCAGGTTGGAGGAGTTTCAATTCGCCAAACCAAGAGAAGAATAAAAGAAGAGCGTCAGCGAATCGAACAACTGCAACAACAGCTAGAGGCTCAGCGGTCAGAGCAGGCTCCGGTGCTGTACAAGCTTGATTTTCATATCGAAGAGTTGGAACGGCGACTTCAGGATACAGAACTTCGTATCGAGGCTATACGGAACGCCAATGATACAGCAGCAGCTGTGGAACAATTGCTGGATGAAGGGATACAGGATGGACAGGCGCAGGAGGCTCAAGTCCAATATGCATCTGGCCAGGAACAGACAGCAGCAGGAGCTGCTATGGTCACTGCCTCTAGTATCCCTGGTACGGAAGGCGAAGAGGCCGCAACAGGAACGCGGAGCGGCCGAAACGGCAAGGCCCGTCTGGGGGATCAACTGGTGGAGAACGGGATGATCACCCGCGATCAGCTGACAGATGCCATCCGCAACCAGAAGCGCTACGGTGGTAGGCTGGGCGATATTCTTGTAGAAATGGGCTTCATTACAGCCGAGCAGCTACAGGAACAGGTTGGCGGCGACGAGTCCAAGGAGCGCCTAGGCGATATGCTGGTTCGTTCCGGTTATATATTGCCGGAACAACTGGAACGCGCACTGGAGTTCCAGGCGAAGAGCGGCGGGCTGCTGGGCGACATCTTGCTGTCATTGCAAATGCTGGAACCTGCGGATTTGTACCGCGCGATTGCTACACAGAACCGGATCGGGCGTATTGGTGAGGAACTCGCGCTGGATGCGGCGTACAAACTACCCGAGCAAGTGGCAATGGCTTATGGCGTGGTCGTTATCCATCAATATATGAACCGATATATTGTGGCGGTCAGCGATCCGCTGCCAGAAGAGCGACGCTTGAAGCTGGAGGAAATTCTGGGTATGCCGGTAGAGCAGGTGCTTGCTACGAAGGAAGAGATGGAGCAGCTCTGGGGTAAAATCTACGGTGAAGAAATGATGCAGGAGAGCACGACCGGGCTGTTGGAAAAAGAACCGCACAATTCGGCGCGGACGACTTTTACAAAGGGACAACTTTGGGTGTTCGCAGCCATGGGTATGATTACACTGCTCGGTCTCTTCTGGAACAGTTGGAAAACGGTGTTGATCATCAATATGATGATTCAGCTGTTTTATTTTGCGATGACGCTATTTAAATTTGGCATTATTTATCTTGGTTCCCGGCGTGGGGCGCAGCTTCGTTTTACGAAGGAAGAGGTTGACGCCATGGATGAAAAGAAACTGCCGATCTATACCATTCTTGTACCTATGTATAAGGAAGCGGGCGTGCTTCCGATGTTGTTGCGAAATTTGGAGCAGCTGGATTATCCCAAGTCCAAGCTGGACGTGCGGCTGCTGATTGAAGAGGATGACATTGAGACGATCGAGCTACTTCGGGAAATGAAGCTGCCGGCCTATTACACGACACTGGTCGTTCCAGACGGTTTGCCGAAAACCAAGCCGAAGGCATGTAATTATGGACTTATTCGGGCACGTGGCGAGTTTGTCGTGATTTACGATGCTGAGGATCGTCCCGACGCTGATCAGCTTAAAAAGGTCATTGCAGCGTTCGATTCACTCCCTGAGCATTATGCGTGTATTCAGGCGAAGCTCAACTACTTTAATAGTACACAAAATTTGCTGACCCGCTGGTTCACTCAAGAATACAGTATGTGGTTCGAGCTACTGCTGCCGGGTATTATGCAGTTAGATACCCCAATTCCTTTAGGTGGCACATCCAATCATTTTCGGGTATCTGTATTGAAAGATATTAATGCGTGGGACCCCTATAATGTAACCGAGGATGCCGATCTGGGCATACGTCTGTATAAAGGCGGCTACAAAACTGCTATTGTCGATTCCCGTACATGGGAGGAAGCTAACAGCCGCGTGGGCAACTGGATTCGTCAGCGGTCACGCTGGATCAAGGGGTATATGCAGACGTGGCTGGTTCATATGCGCAATCCGGTGAAGCTGGTGCGCGAAGTGGGCTGGAAAGGTTTTTTCGGCTTTCAGGTGATGATTTTGGCAACTCCAATGTTGCCGTTGCTGAATCCGGTTTTTTGGGGCTTGCTTATTTTATGGTTTGGCTGGGAATTGTCCTTTATTCCCAAGCTGTTCCCGGGATATGTGTATTACCTGGCCAGCGCGGAATTTTATATCGGTAACTTTCTGTTCGTATTCAGTAACGTGGCCGGAATGTATTGGGTCATCGGGGAACTGGAAGAGCGCGGTGAACGAACATTTTCATACGCGATGGTCAAATATGGGCTACTCTCGCCGTTATATTGGGTACTAATGAGTATAGCTGCGGTGAAAGCAGCTTGGCAGCTCATTACCAAGCCGTTCTATTGGGAAAAGACGACACATGGTCTGACCGATATGCACGACTTGGATGATACCCCGGCACAGTCCTCCTGA
- a CDS encoding glycosyltransferase family 2 protein yields METKTPFLSVVIPMYNESSHLERSLKVIDGVLSVVTSRYELIIVDDGSKDDTWLKLSELSHRMPSLLALRLSRNFGKELALCAGLENASGDAIIVMDGDLQHPPEMIGEMVRLWQNEGYDLVECVKEFRGEESVGKKLGASLFYATLNRLTGFNLKDASDYKLLDRRVVDAWMAMPERMPFFRGMTAWLGFRKTQISFRVAPREEGPSRWSPLGLTRLAAEAIVSFSTVPLRVVSLMGLIFMLISVVLGIQTLMRKLMGDAVTGFTTVILLLLIIGSVLMLSIGVVGEYIAAIYHEVKARPRYLIADKRANADRLWVDREFNQHDQTFISKVSNH; encoded by the coding sequence ATGGAGACAAAAACACCTTTTTTATCCGTCGTCATTCCCATGTACAATGAAAGCTCGCATCTTGAGCGTTCGCTTAAGGTGATTGATGGGGTACTGTCTGTTGTCACCTCACGCTATGAACTCATCATTGTAGATGATGGTTCCAAGGACGATACGTGGCTTAAATTGTCTGAATTATCCCATCGAATGCCCTCTTTGCTCGCGCTCCGGTTGAGTCGGAACTTCGGTAAGGAACTGGCGTTGTGCGCAGGTCTGGAAAATGCCTCTGGCGATGCAATCATTGTCATGGACGGTGATTTGCAGCACCCTCCTGAGATGATTGGAGAAATGGTGCGTTTATGGCAAAATGAAGGTTATGATTTGGTCGAATGTGTGAAAGAATTCCGGGGAGAAGAGTCGGTGGGCAAAAAGCTTGGAGCTTCTTTGTTCTACGCGACCTTGAACCGCTTGACGGGCTTTAATCTCAAGGATGCCTCCGATTATAAGCTACTGGATCGACGAGTGGTGGATGCCTGGATGGCGATGCCAGAGCGGATGCCGTTTTTTCGCGGAATGACGGCCTGGCTCGGTTTCCGTAAAACCCAGATTTCTTTCCGAGTGGCTCCACGCGAAGAGGGTCCAAGCCGCTGGAGTCCGTTAGGGCTGACTCGACTGGCAGCAGAAGCGATCGTTTCGTTTTCGACAGTACCATTGCGGGTTGTAAGTCTGATGGGCCTCATTTTTATGCTGATTTCAGTCGTATTGGGGATTCAGACGTTAATGCGTAAATTAATGGGTGACGCTGTGACCGGTTTTACCACTGTCATTTTGCTGCTCTTGATTATCGGCAGTGTACTCATGCTGTCGATCGGAGTAGTAGGAGAATATATTGCCGCCATATATCACGAAGTCAAAGCTAGACCTCGCTATCTGATAGCAGATAAACGGGCGAATGCTGACCGATTGTGGGTGGACAGGGAGTTTAATCAACATGATCAGACGTTCATATCTAAAGTATCCAATCATTAA
- a CDS encoding argininosuccinate synthase: MAKEKIVLAYSGGLDTSVILKWLKETYDAEIIAFTADIGQKEELDGLEEKALATGASKVYIDDLRDEFAKDFIYPMFQAGALYEGQYLLGTSIARPLIAKRMVDIAIAEGATAIAHGATGKGNDQVRFELNAAALTPDIKVIAPWRLEEFRNQFPGRAEMIAYAEKHDIPVTASAAKPYSMDRNLLHISYESGVLEDPWFDPSTPENKGMFLLSNAPEDAPDEAEYLELEFEAGNCVALNGEQLNPLQVMEKLNELGGKHGIGRVDMVENRFVGMKSRGVYETPGGTILFTAHRKMESITMDREVMNLRDSLITRYATLVYNGFWFAPERVALQALVHESQKNVSGTVRVKLYKGNIIGAGVKSPVSLYNPDIATMEADPTQAYDQGDATGFIRLNALRLKVNAGVTQNHK; the protein is encoded by the coding sequence ATGGCAAAAGAAAAAATCGTACTCGCATATTCCGGCGGTCTGGATACGTCGGTTATTCTGAAATGGCTCAAAGAAACTTATGATGCTGAAATCATCGCTTTCACCGCAGATATTGGTCAAAAAGAAGAACTGGACGGTTTGGAGGAAAAAGCACTCGCTACGGGAGCTTCCAAAGTGTACATTGATGATCTGCGTGATGAATTCGCCAAGGACTTTATCTATCCGATGTTTCAGGCGGGCGCTTTATATGAAGGACAATATTTGCTCGGAACGAGTATTGCACGTCCATTAATCGCTAAGCGGATGGTCGATATTGCGATTGCCGAGGGAGCAACAGCCATTGCTCACGGGGCAACAGGCAAAGGTAACGATCAGGTACGCTTCGAGCTGAACGCGGCGGCCTTGACGCCGGATATCAAGGTGATCGCACCTTGGCGGCTGGAAGAGTTCCGCAATCAGTTCCCGGGCCGTGCAGAAATGATTGCCTATGCGGAAAAACACGACATTCCGGTAACTGCTTCTGCAGCCAAGCCATACTCCATGGACCGTAATCTGCTGCATATCAGCTATGAAAGCGGCGTGCTGGAGGACCCTTGGTTTGATCCAAGTACTCCTGAAAATAAAGGAATGTTCTTGCTCAGCAACGCGCCTGAGGACGCTCCTGATGAAGCCGAATATTTGGAGTTGGAATTTGAAGCAGGTAACTGCGTCGCTTTGAACGGCGAACAGCTTAATCCGCTGCAAGTGATGGAAAAACTGAATGAGCTCGGCGGCAAGCATGGTATCGGACGTGTGGATATGGTGGAGAACCGTTTTGTTGGTATGAAAAGTCGGGGAGTCTATGAGACGCCGGGCGGTACGATCCTGTTCACAGCTCACCGTAAAATGGAATCTATCACGATGGATCGCGAGGTTATGAATCTGCGTGATAGTCTGATTACCCGTTATGCTACCTTGGTTTACAACGGTTTCTGGTTCGCACCGGAACGTGTCGCTTTGCAGGCTCTGGTTCATGAGAGTCAGAAAAATGTCAGTGGTACCGTGCGCGTGAAGCTGTACAAAGGCAACATTATCGGCGCAGGGGTTAAAAGTCCGGTTAGCTTGTACAACCCGGACATTGCGACCATGGAAGCCGATCCGACACAAGCCTACGATCAAGGCGATGCAACAGGCTTTATCCGCTTGAATGCTCTGCGTTTGAAGGTCAACGCGGGTGTAACACAAAATCATAAATAA
- a CDS encoding GtrA family protein: MIRRSYLKYPIIKYGIVGLLGTGIHVGVLVLLVELFTVPAVMATTIGFVVTLLVSYVLNRNWTFEPTGEGSRTQFLKYLLVCTCGLLLNAALMYVTIHWIGWSYLIGEVLTTIIVPVHNYFWNRYWIFSVPQQRQKEVS; the protein is encoded by the coding sequence ATGATCAGACGTTCATATCTAAAGTATCCAATCATTAAATACGGTATTGTAGGACTGCTGGGTACAGGTATCCATGTTGGTGTACTTGTGCTGCTGGTGGAGCTGTTTACGGTACCTGCAGTAATGGCTACTACAATAGGATTCGTGGTTACGCTGCTCGTTTCCTATGTGCTGAACCGAAACTGGACGTTCGAGCCTACCGGTGAGGGAAGCCGCACCCAGTTTCTTAAATATTTATTGGTCTGTACCTGTGGCTTACTCTTAAATGCCGCCCTGATGTACGTGACCATTCACTGGATCGGTTGGTCGTATCTGATCGGTGAAGTACTAACTACCATCATCGTGCCTGTTCATAATTATTTCTGGAACCGCTACTGGATCTTCTCCGTTCCGCAACAGCGTCAGAAAGAGGTTTCATGA